A window of Candidatus Thermoplasmatota archaeon genomic DNA:
ATGAGCTCCTCTGCCTGGTCCTCTCTCATTGCAGTCCCCGCGTGAGAGTCCTGAGTGCATCCTCCACACCGATGCCCGCGACCGTAACGGTCTTCCTCCTCGAACGGAGCCCCTCGGTGATCTTGATGCTGTCCCGGTCCACCTCAAAGAGCTCGCCGATCATGCGCAGGAGCTCCTTGTTGGCGGCCCCGCCGCGAGCCTCCTCCCTCAGGGACACCCTGATCCTCTTCCGCCACTCGTCGTATCCCTGGATACCAGACTCCTTGGACCGCGGAGTGATTTCCAGGCGGATGGATACCGCCTTCGCGTGGGCTATCAGAGCGTCCTCCAT
This region includes:
- a CDS encoding DUF167 family protein, with translation MMEDALIAHAKAVSIRLEITPRSKESGIQGYDEWRKRIRVSLREEARGGAANKELLRMIGELFEVDRDSIKITEGLRSRRKTVTVAGIGVEDALRTLTRGLQ